Within Lolium rigidum isolate FL_2022 chromosome 5, APGP_CSIRO_Lrig_0.1, whole genome shotgun sequence, the genomic segment TTGGGAGGGAAGAAAGATTTGCGATCGAGCTAAGTATTAAGACCCGACTGATTCCCATAAATTTGCTTGAAATGAATCAACCACCCGTATGAAATTGTAAAAATGTAAGATCGAAGGAACTCCGCAGAGATTTTGACACTGTCGCCATCCTCGTCCATTGGAGGATCTGGAAGGAACATAACTCTCTCATTTTTCAGCAGGAGTTTGCCGAAGTGAATCACAACTTCAAAAAGATTGTCGAGGAAATCCAAGCCGTCCTGCTCAGGACGTGGGTGTTAGCTGTAGGTTTACAGTTCTCACTTGGGGCCAACCTCGAGCCCTTGCACAACTCCTTGTACCTTTTCCTTTCCATCTTAATAAATGTTCGGCCGATGGCCCTTTGAAAAAAAAATGTAAGGTCGAGGCTAGTATTTGATGCAGTATAAAACATTCATATTGAGATTTCACACACATGTCGTATTACATCTTGAGAACTGAGTACTAACTTAGTGGCAAGGCTAGCGAGTGCGCAGCTAGCCTATCTGGGTTTGAATCCTCATGTCGCGCTAATTTCGCAGGGAGGGGGTGAACTTTAAACCGGGTTATTATCCTAGCGTCCATCCGCGGGGAaagtctcatcctacctaacaacgtatagctaagggagggatcattcccccgttggtcaacgttttgtAGTATTACATCTTGAACTACAtgcatttttttttcatattCCTTTGAAATGCTCTTTGCAAGTTATTGAAAAAATGAGCTCCCTGTAGCTTGAGCTCACAAACATAAACTATTCTTCTACAATTGTTTCTGCACCAGAGCCACTGGATTTGCTGTTGCGGTCAGCTCCCTCAACTTGCTTCTTCCGGTcaaaatatgaactccagcagtcAGACATATAAAGGAAAGCTAAGATAGTTGCTCCTTTACGCAAGAGAGAATTGATTAAATATTCTCGAGAATACCGGCGCCTGCATGAGATCAGATGAGATCAGTTAAAAAATTATATGCTTATAAGAAGCAAAGAAAATTCATCAATCGCGCTCTCATCACCAAGTAAAACAATTAGACGACTTTGTTATACTATTTGATCCTATCAGGTATAGCACAATTATAATTATAAGATATATTCCGAAATGAATTTAAAAATATATGCGGATGGACGGTGTACTAATACATATGACCAAAGTGATAAGAAATAACACATCAGTAGAGGAATATGGGATGCTTGGGTATGGATATAGTTAAGATTTTACCATTCAGGGTTAACAGCTCTGCGATCAACATGTGTGGCAAGACGCTGGAGAAGCCGCCTGTCTCGCATTCTCATTATGTAAGGAAAATCATTATTCATCTGTATCTCAGTGAGCAGATCGAAGAGTTCCTTTTTCTTCTGATGAGCAATCCTTATAAGGATATCCCCTGAAACAGAAGGATGCTGGCCAATGAAGGGCACTGAGGTTAGCAACTTGCAGATCTATGAATGAGTGAAAATGCAACCCTACGAAAGCATGTTTAATTCCCTATGATAGGCTGGTTTCTGAAGTGAAGAAATAACAACAGTTCCATGAGTCTGTACAATAAAATAGGAATAAAATACTGTGGTTATGCAGAGGAGTCAGTTTTTCGATTCGATGGCTAGTATACGTCCCTAATCGAAACATAACAATAAACCGATAGGGCGTAGTACCTCGGTGTTGATTCTATGTCCCTTGGTAGCAGaaacctcggaggaggtgaaccgGCGTAGAGCATAGGCGGGCGAGCCGCCGCGGTTGAGCACCGCTTGTTCATTCGCAACGGCCGACCTAAGAATCGCCTGCGATTGCTGGCCAGTGAACCTCCTCGCTGCGAAtcgaaccgccgccatggccatctTGAACTTCAGCGGGGAATCGAAATTTGATGTGTTCTATGCGAGGTTGGCTCGTTCTCGTGTTCCGTCGGATCTGGGCGTTCCGTCCTCTTCTTTTTATTATGGGGGACTCGCGTCTATCTCCGATTTATGTCAAGGCTGGAACTTGAAGCAGCAATCCGAATTCGACAGGATTTGTTCCAGCCCAATTTTCAACTCGACAAAACACCTGAAGCCTGGCTTGCCGCTTGGATTCGGCGGACCTACGCTTAGGCCTACTGGGCCGTGGCCTGCCCAGATTTTTAACGAAAAACTTGTCTATAGCTGCTAATCCAATAGCAATGGCAGACATGGGCTGGGGAGTGATGTTTTAGAACATGGGtgtatatgctccctatattttgaaatgcatcttatgtacattttaaatttcaaaaaaaataaaacaaaaaatttgtacgtacatctcCACGtgttacgcgctcacaaagtcgtttcataaaaaatcgacttatcatgtgacgtgtgtaaaaaagacaaaattcagtgctaaaaataatgcttttcacaagataaagtttctcctttttacatagaccacaaaaaatattggtttttcgtgaaacttagcgaatgcacatacattatagagatgtacatgtcgaattttttatccaatttttttgacatttcctaatatgtttttttggtagagggagcatacgcacccgggagtcgaattgaatttccggacaTGGGCGTGCCTATATAGGCTAAACCTATATGCCGATCAGGTCTTTTTTTATAGAAGAAAGTGCTGCGATCTATTAATCCACCGAAACATCCGATACAAGAGTGGTAACAATACCAGCCGGTGGTACACCTAACCAAGTTTTACAACGCTTATTATCGCAGTCATCTTTAGCTAAAGCATGGGCAACATCATTTGTTGTTCGATGAATAGCACACACAGCCATTTCCGAGAAACTCCCAAGTAGCACCTTGATTTCCTCCACTAAAGAGCCATGGACCGATCTGTCTCCCTGTGTTGTTTATCTTCAAAATCACCTTGTTTGCGCGGAGTTCCTTAGCAAGCAAGAGACCCTTTCGACAAGCGAGCAGCTCCGCACCCTCAGCATTAGCAACGTGGGTGAAAAAACAGCAAGCTCCCGCTCTGAAGCTGTCGTGGTGACGCGAATGACCACGCCCCCACCTCCATTACCTTCTTGTTGACGGAATGCACCATCGACATTGATTTCACACCAGTAAATAGCCGGAGGCTGCCAGTTCTCCTTGACCACACTTGGCGCAGATAGTGGCTTAACCATAAGGCCGCGCCACTCTTCCAACGCTGCCGCTGTCCTCAGGACGATTGTCTTTGGGTCCTGCATTTGCTTACTCTCCCTAGCTAGCATCATTTTTTGCCTGCCACAAGTTGTAGACCATGGAAAACATCCACTCAATCTGATCACCTGAGCCCTTGCCAATCGAGTCGAGGAGCTAGCCCTTCAACTCTGCATGACACACTAGTTTCTTTGGAGGTGCAGACCAAGTGATCCCTGTTAAATCAAATAAGAGAGACCAAGCTTGCGCTGAATGAGGACAAGTCCAGAAGAGATGAACTAAACTCTCAGTTATGCCGACCAGGTCGACGGTTAGCGCGCGTAACACGGGCTGGCCTGGTCgacatttttttctctttttctctttatattttttttatgttttcatttttcttttatgtttatttttccttttcttttctgtttattttttctttcttaagattttgaaaaaaataaatttcgaaaatatgcatttttagaaaatgtttaaattcaacaaaatattttaaaatgttcataaaaatagaaaaagggaaaaaagaagGTGCCCGAACCAGTGAGAACTGAAGAACCCGAAAAAAGGCACAAACTTCCAAAAAACAGACTTAACCATTGCCATTCGGTGCTAATGGGCCACCGCCATGTCGCCCCATTAGTGTGCGGGGAGTGACGTATAGGTTTTTCCGGTAGACATCAAGCGGAAAAAGCTATATACCCCATTGCCCATGTACTTCCTAGGGGAAATGAGGAGGGTGGTGGGGTCTTTGGGGAGGGGGCGTGCGGGGCCCATGCTGCAGTCTTTTGCGGGTGCGAGTTCAGCCTAGCCGATCTGCGAAGCTCGATTTGAACTTCTCACCCTGGCATGGCTGAGAGGCCTTTTTGTGTGCGAGTTGGGCAGTGCCGAGACGAACCGAGCCGGACTAACCAGCAGCAAATAGACACTTCAGCTAGGTGAAGATGGAAATATCTGAGGACACCTAgtttaccaaacacaccctaacgtGCTTCCCAGCAGCTTGGATAAACGCCATCTTCCAGCACAAGTAAAAATGATAAGTACTGCACCACGGTGACAGCCAGGAACATAACAGTAGATGTAGATACCAGCTCACTTTCTAAGGCCAGTTGCAACAAATGGCAGTAGCTCAGATTACAAACATAAGATCGAAGAGATATTTAGTACTGCAGCTTAATTATTTATTAGTTTTTGTAAAGCTTAATTAATTATTTATTAGTTAATAATACATTTTTTGCGGGTAATAACGCATATCAAGGCACTACTCTGTTTCCCAGGTGCTTCGTACCGAAACTGACTACCGAGCTGCTGTTGCGCGAGATGCCATAGTTGTACTAGTTCACTACCTGCGTCATTTcgtcatagtttttttttttggacaatcaataccacatatattcatagcaacaaatagtatatggtagagatacatgaactgattTCAACGATTACAaagtaaagtctaaaagatagtaataaatcttcgaggtcttcaatttctttcttcttctaaaACACAATGTTGTACTCttgtgaaggcagccaaagatagataacgaaccatagacctgtagataccgacgaaagttctcccataattttttgagccgcaatgccaaggctaaatgcacgcacgcaaccattaaagcagtcatacaacatcggcaagagtaccaacaccagtatgtcagagaataataaccaactagctttgtcgtctcgatggagagccgagagtacgaatcacgattgtcaaggacgtagcagccgggacaaaaactgcgaggataatcctcctcgcggcaacaacgacaaaagatccaaaatcgatctggcgaagcaagatccgaagatccatacctagaaaattgtgattgttcaacaccaccattgacgccggaagacggctaccaaaatcctaacataatctaatgaagtcgaccggaggagggggaaccaatctatggaggaggatgaactggatgcgcctagggttgaggcggcggctgagaggagTTGTCCATGCCTGGTCGTTGACGATGAGGCAAGGCCTCGTGACCGTGCTTcccctcctccacgccgcggcaACGCCCACCGTCGGGATGACGACCGCGACCGGCACAGAGCCGATGATGACCACGAGCCCCGCGTCCGCCGCGACGACCGGAACTACTGGGCGGATCGGCTTTTCCGGTGCCGCTCCCGCGCCCCTGCCGGTGACCGCAGGACTGACGGCCGCGACGACAGAAGAGGTGATGGACCCTGTCGGGAGGCTGCAGCTCCTGATGCTGCCTCTGGCAGGCCTTGAGTGCTCCCTCTCGACGACAACTAGGTGGCTTGAATATAACTGTCTTTGTTTGGATTTGATGTTTTTTCGTTTGATTGCAATGCGTTTGATGAAATGTCTAGTAGAAAATTCAAATATAGGAGTTTAGATTTAGGAGATCGATTCCATCGGCCAAAGTTTAGAGGAGCATTTTTTTTTTCTCATGGGGGAACAGTGAACCCTTTTTCTCGTCTAGCATttaagagttcggttagagatgctTTAAGTCAGTTGCAGGAAATTGCATGTTCAGATTACAAAGTACAAACTTAGCCGTAAAGATATATTTAGTATTGCaacataaattatttattaacacATGTGATCAATAAGTTGGAAGGGTCAGATGCCTATGCAGCTCAGATTACAAAGTACAGACACATCGCAAGGCAGTACTCTCTGTCCATGGTGCTTCGTGCTGAAACTGACTAGCTGCTTCTGCTGCTCTTGCGTGAGATGTGATGAAAGCATCAGTTTCAGGTTGCCACAGTTGTTGTACCTCACTAGCTGTGCCATTGCCATAGCTGTCCACGGTGGTCGTTCACGGTGAGGCAAGGCCTCGCGACCATGATTCCTCCACGCCGCGGCAACGACCACCGTCGGGATGACGATCGCGACCGGCGCAGAGACGATGACGACGGCGAGCCCCGTGGCCGTCGTGACGACTGGCACTCCTGGGCGGATCTGCTTTTCCGGAGCCGCAGTGCCCCTGCCAGTGACCGCGGGACAGATGAGGCCGCAAGCCCGCGACGACAGAAGAGGTGATGGATGCCACCGGAAGGATGCAGCACTGCGTCTGGCAGGCGCCTTGGGCGGTCCCTTTCTCCTGCGCCTCGACGCGCCCGTGCAACGGTGACACTGCTGACTGCCCGCCCTGGCACCCCTCCCGCTGCCCGGACTCTTACCTGGTTGCGTGtcacgccgacgccgacgagtGACCCTGCTCACGCAGCTCCCTCCACTGGTGCTCCGTGTGATGCCACTGCGCATGCGGGGTTGGGAACTCCACGCCCGGCTTCGCCAACCGCGACGAGCAGTGTGGCTGCAACTCTGGTCTACGGTGGCCAGACCGCCACCCCTCCGCGCACACCGTCTCACTCCAGTCCACCACTGGACGCCGACGCCGCTCTCAAGCCTGTGGCCCTGTTCGTCCCCAGCCAGCCGCCCCTGCGTCCTTACCCGGCATGGTCGTCGCCGCCCATCGCACCGACGAGCGGATGGAAGACGCTCGCTGGCGTCACCGGGTTCTCGCTCCGGCGTAGCAGCCTGAGGATTCGCAGCAAGAAATCGTCGCGGCCATGGCGTTGAAGCTTCTTTGCCGCCGCGTCGGCATCACCAACGAGGGCGACGCCATCACTGAGGAGGCGATCACCAAGTTCGCTCGGAGTTTCAAGGGACGCATGCCGTCCAtggtagctgctgctgttgcGTGAGTTGCGTTGAAAGCAACTGACTGAAGTTAACATAGGTGTTGTATATGATACATTGGTTCAGAAAGTGTTAAATTCAGTGAACGGAAACTGAGCATAAATCGTTGCATTTCCTTGTAATGTACACTGTGGCCTTAACCCTGAAATCATGTCGACATGTGGACTGATCTGGGACGAGCTCCATCCGTTAATCGGTCTTTGACTAGCCGCGTCAACCTCACACGCCGGTGATCGATCGCCGTGTGCCGATGAAGGAGCGCACTTCACACTTCTCTCTGAGCGCAATGCCACGAGTAGCTGAAAGTGTTAGGATCGATCTCAACCGCACCGGAGCCCAACGGCCCTGGCAcgacccttgacctcgtccgcgttCTGATCGGGGCCGCTCAACCGTTCACTGGTTGGTG encodes:
- the LOC124651255 gene encoding uncharacterized protein LOC124651255, whose protein sequence is MAMAAVRFAARRFTGQQSQAILRSAVANEQAVLNRGGSPAYALRRFTSSEVSATKGHRINTEHPSVSGDILIRIAHQKKKELFDLLTEIQMNNDFPYIMRMRDRRLLQRLATHVDRRAVNPEWRRYSREYLINSLLRKGATILAFLYMSDCWSSYFDRKKQVEGADRNSKSSGSGAETIVEE